A genomic window from Pecten maximus chromosome 6, xPecMax1.1, whole genome shotgun sequence includes:
- the LOC117329340 gene encoding cytochrome P450 2J6-like — MDINWMFGLDDLTIVIAILLISLLVIRSLQSPLPPGPTGYPIVGSMPMMRKGNVLETFRRLRVKYGDVYSVQLGSTFTVVINGVDALNEAFVKNADQFSDRPDNFAVPHTLRGKGIGASSGEHWKQTRTFSLMTLRGFGFGRTILETKVKEEVTAYLDVIEEQKGRPYDAKELTRIAVSNIICSIAFGNRYDYNDEKFKHLTALLNENFRLNSVAGAIRQLPWLRFLPGDVFSIKKFQRNGDQIKEFANDQIADHRESLDENNPRDFIDAFIQQQRKHGQDHPIFEDNNLAAAIKDLFSAGTETTSAMIRWSILYLLHNKPVQDKLRQEIETVIGTSRLPSLADKPNMPYYEAFIMEVLRMGNIAPLSVGHGARTDIWFRGMVIPKGSVIIPNLDSVMSDPCLFEEPQKFNPERFLGKDGNVTGRKTMAIAFSLGRRMCLGQSLAKIEMFLFITALVQRFEFLPENSENLPSLEGIVGLSRTPSAYRFRAVKRY, encoded by the exons ATGGATATCAACTGGATGTTTGGACTGGATGATTTAACTATAGTCATCGCTATTTTACTTATTAGTTTACTGGTCATTCGATCATTGCAATCTCCGCTCCCTCCTGGTCCAACTGGCTACCCAATAGTAGGGAGCATGCCTATGATGCGGAAAGGAAACGTGTTGGAGACGTTCAGAAGATTGCGAGTAAAATATGGAGACGTGTACAGTGTGCAGCTTGGATCGACCTTTACTGTCGTCATTAATGGAGTAGATGCGCTCAATGAAGCTTTTGTAAAAAATGCGGATCAATTTTCGGACAGACCAGATAATTTTGCTGTGCCGCATACTTTACGTGGAAAAG GTATTGGAGCGTCGTCAGGTGAACATTGGAAACAAACACGAACCTTCTCCCTGATGACACTTCGAGGTTTCGGATTCGGTAGAACAATCCTGGAAACAAAAGTCAAGGAAGAGGTAACGGCTTACTTGGACGTCATTGAGGAACAAAAGGGGCGACCATACGACGCTAAAGAACTTACTCGCATTGCCGTCTCCAATATAATATGCAGTATTGCTTTTGGAAACAGATACGATTACAATGATGAAAAATTCAAACACCTGACTGCTCTGCTGAATGAGAACTTCCGGTTAAATTCCGTTGCCGGGGCGATACGACAGTTGCCTTGGTTACGGTTCTTACCTGGAGATGTGTTCAGCATCAAGAAGTTCCAAAGGAATGGTGATCAGATAAAGGAGTTTGCGAACGATCAAATAGCTGACCATCGAGAATCACTTGACGAAAACAATCCCCGTGACTTTATCGACGCATTTATCCAACAGCAAAGAAAACATGGCCAGGATCACCCTATTTTTGAAG ACAACAACTTGGCAGCTGCCATTAAGGATTTATTTTCGGCTGGAACAGAAACAACATCTGCGATGATCCGGTGGTCAATTCTTTACCTTCTCCACAACAAACCTGTCCAAGACAAACTACGACAGGAGATAGAAACAGTGATCGGAACGTCCAGACTGCCGTCCCTCGCCGACAAACCCAACATGCCCTATTACGAAGCGTTCATTATGGAAGTTCTTAGAATGGGTAATATCGCTCCGCTCTCGGTGGGCCATGGAGCCAGGACGGATATATGGTTCCGAGGAATGGTGATCCCAAAAGGGTCGGTGATCATCCCTAATCTCGACTCCGTTATGAGTGATCCGTGTCTATTTGAGGAGCCTCAGAAGTTCAACCCAGAGAGATTTCTTGGAAAAGACGGAAATGTGACAGGCAGAAAAACAATGGCCATTGCTTTCTCGCTGG GACGACGAATGTGTCTTGGGCAATCCCTGGCGAAGATCGAGATGTTTCTGTTTATAACAGCGCTGGTACAGAGATTTGAGTTTTTACCGGAAAACTCGGAAAATTTGCCATCACTCGAAGGCATCGTGGGCTTATCGAGGACTCCGTCAGCTTATAGATTCCGTGCAGTGAAACGCTACTGA